A stretch of Prunus dulcis chromosome 6, ALMONDv2, whole genome shotgun sequence DNA encodes these proteins:
- the LOC117630082 gene encoding probable mannitol dehydrogenase, translated as MAVSPEQEHPTKAFGWAARDSSGLLSPFKFSRRATGKNDVTFKVLYCGICHTDLSMLKNEWGISMYPLLPGHEIVGQVTEVGSNVEKFKVGDSVGVGYLVGSCQSCDNCGNNAENYCPEMIFTSGAKYHDGSTTYGGYSNIMVADEHFVVRIPDNLPLDGAAPLLCAGVTTYSPLRYFGLDKPGMHVGVVGAGGLGHVAIKFAKAMGVKVTVISTSPNKKKEAIENLGADSFLVSRDNGQMQAAMGTMDGIIDTVSAVHPLLPLLGLLKTNGKLVLVGVPAKPLELPVIPLITGRKIVAGSNIGGLKETQEMIDFAGKHNITANIELIPIDYVNTAMERLIKADVRYRFVIDIANTLKSSS; from the exons ATGGCGGTGTCTCCAGAACAAGAACACCCCACGAAGGCCTTCGGATGGGCTGCCAGAGATTCATCTGGGcttctctctcccttcaaATTCTCGAGAAG GGCAACAGGAAAAAACGACGTGACGTTCAAAGTACTATATTGTGGGATATGTCATACGGACCTAAGCATGCTCAAGAATGAATGGGGTATTTCTATGTATCCTCTACTTCCTGG GCACGAGATTGTTGGTCAGGTGACAGAGGTGGGCAGCAATGTAGAGAAATTCAAAGTTGGAGACAGTGTTGGTGTTGGATATCTTGTCGGATCTTGCCAATCTTGTGATAATTGTGGCAACAATGCTGAGAATTACTGCCCCGAAATGATATTCACGAGTGGTGCCAAGTACCATGATGGATCCACAACATATGGAGGGTACTCCAACATCATGGTGGCCGACGAGCACTTCGTAGTTCGTATCCCGGACAACCTGCCACTTGATGGTGCTGCTCCTCTCCTATGTGCTGGGGTTACAACTTATAGTCCCTTGAGATATTTTGGACTTGACAAGCCCGGTATGCATGTGGGTGTGGTTGGCGCAGGCGGTCTTGGCCATGTGGCCATAAAGTTTGCAAAGGCTATGGGGGTTAAGGTCACAGTGATCAGCACCTCCCCtaataagaaaaaggaagcCATTGAAAACCTTGGTGCTGATTCCTTTTTGGTCAGCCGCGATAACGGCCAAATGCAG GCTGCTATGGGCACAATGGATGGTATCATTGACACAGTTTCTGCTGTCCACCCTCTCTTGCCTTTGCTTGGTTTATTGAAGACTAATGGGAAGCTTGTTTTGGTTGGAGTACCAGCGAAGCCTCTTGAGCTACCTGTTATTCCTTTGATCACTG GAAGGAAGATAGTGGCTGGTAGTAATATTGGAGGTCTGAAGGAGACACAAGAGATGATTGATTTTGCAGGAAAACACAACATAACAGCTAACATCGAGCTTATCCCAATTGATTATGTGAACACTGCTATGGAGCGTCTCATCAAAGCAGATGTTAGATACCGTTTCGTCATCGACATTGCAAACACATTGAAGTCAAGCTCTTAA
- the LOC117633135 gene encoding probable mannitol dehydrogenase has translation MVVSTEQEHPKKAFGWAARDSSGVLSPFKFSRRETGEKDVSFKVLYCGICHSDLHMAKNEWGSSTYPLVPGHEIVGVVTEVGSKVEKFKVGDKVGVGCMVGSCHSCDSCANNLENYCPKMILTYGSKYLDGTTTYGGYSDVMVADEHFIVRVPDSLPLDGAAPLLCAGITTYSPLRYFGLDKPGMHVGVVGLGGLGHVAVKFAKAMGVKVTVISTSPNKKEEAIDHLHADSFLVSRDQDQMQAALGTMDGIIDTVSAVHPLLPLIGLLKSHGKLVMIGAPEKPLELPVFPLLVGRKIVGGSCIGGMKETQEMIDFAAKHNITADIEVVPIDYLNTAMERLVKADVRYRFVIDIGNTLKSSS, from the exons ATGGTGGTTTCTACAGAGCAAGAACACCCCAAAAAGGCCTTTGGATGGGCTGCTAGAGATTCATCTGGTGTTCTTTCTCCCTTCAAATTCTCAAGAAG AGAAACTGGAGAGAAAGATGTGTCATTCAAAGTGTTGTACTGTGGCATATGCCATTCGGACCTTCACATGGCGAAGAATGAATGGGGTTCTTCTACCTATCCTCTGGTCCCCGG GCATGAAATTGTTGGCGTAGTGACAGAGGTAGGAAGCAAAGtagaaaaattcaaagttgGAGACAAGGTAGGTGTTGGATGCATGGTGGGGTCTTGCCATTCTTGTGACAGTTGTGCCAACAACCTTGAGAATTACTGCCCCAAAATGATACTAACCTATGGTTCCAAGTACCTTGACGGAACCACCACATATGGCGGTTACTCCGATGTCATGGTGGCCGACGAACACTTCATCGTTCGTGTTCCGGACAGCCTACCTCTTGATGGAGCTGCTCCTCTCCTATGTGCTGGGATTACAACTTACAGCCCCTTGAGATATTTCGGACTTGACAAACCTGGTATGCATGTCGGTGTTGTTGGTCTAGGCGGTTTAGGGCACGTCGCCGTGAAGTTTGCCAAGGCTATGGGGGTTAAGGTTACAGTGATCAGCACCTCCCCTAATAAGAAGGAAGAAGCTATTGACCATCTCCATGCTGATTCATTTTTGGTCAGTCGTGACCAAGATCAAATGCAG GCTGCCCTGGGCACAATGGATGGCATCATCGACACGGTTTCTGCCGTCCACCCTCTTTTGCCTTTGATTGGTTTGTTGAAGTCTCATGGAAAGCTTGTGATGATTGGTGCACCAGAGAAGCCTCTTGAGCTTCCAGTTTTTCCTTTGCTCGTGG GAAGAAAGATAGTAGGCGGCAGTTGCATTGGAGGAATGAAGGAGACACAAGAAATGATTGACTTTGCAGCCAAACACAACATAACAGCTGACATCGAGGTTGTCCCGATTGATTATTTGAACACTGCCATGGAGCGCCTTGTCAAAGCAGATGTCAGATACCGATTTGTTATCGACATCGGAAACACACTGAAGTCTAGCTCTTAA